The genomic region CGCCGCCGAGTCGCTGGCCGCGAAGCGGGTCGGCGCGCTCATCGTCCTGGAGCGGACGGGGGGACTCCGCAACTACGCCGAGCTCGGCGTGCCGGTCGACGCCAGGGTCTCGGCCGAGCTGCTGGGAAGCCTGTTCCTGCCGGGCTCGCCGCTGCACGATGGGGCCGTCTTCATTCAGGGCGGCCGGATCTCGGCGGCCGGCTGCTTCCTCCCGCTGTCGCGGAACCTGCAGCTGGCGCGGGCGCTCGGGACGCGCCACCGGGCCGCCCTCGGTCTCTCCGAGGAGACCGATGCCGTGGTGGTCGTCGTCTCGGAGGAGACCGGCGGGATCTCGCTGGCGGTCGAGGGCCGGATGGAGCCGGGACTGGACGCGGCCGAGCTCACCCGACGGCTGACCGAGCTTCTCGGCACCGGCACGCGGCGGGCGCCCCAGCGCGGTTCGCTCCTGGCCGAGGTCCGGCGCCTGACCGTCCGCGGCAAGGCATGATGCCGCTGGTCGCGCGCCTGACCGCCAACTGGCAGCTCAAGCTCCTCGCCCTCTTCTTTGCGGTCACCCTCTGGGTGTTCGTCGTCTTCGAGGACAAGGGCGAGGCCGTCTACACGGTCCCTCTCGTGATGACCGGCGTGCCGCCCGGGCTCGAGGTGACCGCGGTGGGGGCGAAGACCGTGGATGTTCGGGTCCAGGGGCTGCGGAGCGTGTTGGGACACGTCCAGGACCGGGACATCCGGGCGGAGGTGAGCCTGCGGGACGCGCGACCGGGGGAGGTCCTGGCCCGCGTCCTCCCGCAGGACGTGGTGGTGCCCCGCGGCGTCCAGGTCGTGCGGGTGACGCCGTCCCGGGTCGCCGTCGCCCTGGAGGAGAAGTGATGGGCGGCGCGCCCGAGGTGGGCTAGGTATGTGTCGGAGTCACCCGGCGCCGACCATCGAGCGCGTGGTGTATCGAGGAGTGCTCCGAGCGGCGGCTTCGCCGCCGCCACGGCCGGGGGGGCATCGGGGGGTCTTCCGAGCCTCCCCCGAAATGACCTAGGTGGGACGCCTTTTCGGGACCGATGGGGTGCGGGGCGTCGCGAACGAGGAGCCCCTCACGCCCGAGTTCGCCTTCCGCCTGGGGCGGGTCGCCGCGGCGTCCCTCGCGGAGCGAAGCGGGCGGTCGCGCCCGGCCCTCCTGATCGGCCGCGACACGCGGCTGTCGGGGCCGCTCCTCGAGCAGGCCTTCGTGGCGGGCGTGCTCTCGGCGGGCGTGGACGCCCGGATCACCGGGATTCTTCCGACGCCGGCGATCGCGACGCTCACCCGGCTGCTCGGAGCCAGCGGCGGCGTCGTCCTGTCGGCCTCGCACAACCCGTTCGCCGACAACGGGATCAAGATCTTCTCGGGTGAGGGCGGCAAGCTGCCCGACGCCTGGGAGGACGAGATCGAGGCGCGGCTCGAGGCTCCCGATGACGGCCCCCGACCGACCGGCACCGGCATCGGACGGCTGCGCCCCGTGGAGCAGGCCGAGCGGCGATACCTCGACACGCTCCGCGCGACGGTACCGCCGTCCCTCGACCTCTCGGGGGTTCGGCTGGTCCTGGACTGCGCCCACGGGGCGACCTATCGCGTCGGCCCTCGGCTCTTCCGGACCCTGGGCGCCGAGGTCGTGTCTCTCGGGACGCGGCCCAGCGGGACCAACATCAACGAGGGCTCGGGCGCACTGCACCCGGAGCGGCTGCAGGCGCGCGTGCGGGGCCTCGGCCATGCCCTCGGTCTGGCCTTCGACGGCGACGGCGACCGGCTCATCACGGTGGACGAGAGCGGCACGGTCCGCGACGGGGACTACCTCCTCGCGATCTTCGCGGAGAGCCTCCAGGCCCGGGGCGCCTTGCGTGGCGGCGTCGTGGTGTCGACCGTCATGGCCAACCTGGGGCTCGAGCGGGCGCTTCAGGCGCTCGGGGTCGGGATGGTTCGGACCGCGGTGGGTGATCGCTACGTGCTGGAGGAGATGCATCGCCGGAGTGCGAATCTCGGGGGCGAGCAGTCGGGACACATCATCTTCCTCGACCACGCGCCCACCGGCGATGGGCTCCTCTCGGCGCTCCAGCTCGTGTGCATCCTTCGCCAGAGCGGCCGGCGACTCGGAGAGCTCGCCGCCGGCCTCACCAAGTTTCCGCAGGTTCTCGTGAACGTGGCCGTCCGGAGCAAGCCTCCCCTCGAGGAGCTCCCGGCCGTCCAGGGGGCCCTGGAGCGCTGGGAGCGGAAGCTCGAGGGGCGGGCGCGGATCCTCCTCCGCTACTCCGGCACCGAGGCCCTGGCGCGGGTGATGGTCGAGGGCGACGACCAGCCGACCATCGACAGTGTGGCGCAGGAGATCGCGGCGGCGATTCGGGCCGAGATCGGGAGACCGGCATGAGCCGCCCCGCGTCCAGCGCCGGATTCGATCACCGCGGCCCGTTCCAAGGGACCCGCGTGAGCGGGCGGGGGAGAGCGGGCTGGCGGACCCTGGCCTGGCTCCTGCTCCCGCTCGCGCTGCTCGCCTGCGGCAAGAAGAAGGACGACGTCAGCGGGAACCCCGATGACGCCACCCGGTTCCTCATCCAGCACAATGCCCGGTTCAACGACGGCCATACGGTGCGCTGGCCGCGGCTGCCGGTCCGGGTCTTCGCGAACAACATCGCCCGGGAGGACGAGGTCACGGAGTGGGCCCGCGCCTCCGGGGGCCGGGTGACGTTCGCCTTCGTCGGTAGCGCCTCGGGATCGGACATCCGCTTCCGCTTCGGGGGCGGCAACGACGTCTGCGGGCTGACGACTGTCGTGTACGACACCAACGGGGAGATCAAGTCGGTCGACATCCAGGTCGTCCAGGACGTCTTCCGAGGGCCGCAGTGTGTCCGTACCGTCGTCCACGAGACGGGACACGCGATCGGGTTTCTCGACCACACCGACGACGGCGGCTTGATGGACGACGACGGCGGCAGCGGCGTGATCACGGGGCCGGTGGCGAACATGATCCGGAACCTCTACTCGTTGCCGCCGGGGACGTTCCTGGGATCGGAGGAGCGACGTCAGACGCTGGAACGACGGACGGGGCGCCGGGTAGTGACCATCGTGGATCCGATCCGGCGATGAGGAGCCCGGGGCCGGCACCGGGCGCGCCCAGCCCCGGCGACGCGACGGGACTCCGGTGAGGCGCTGGTCGCTCGGGGTGCTCCTGGCGCTCTCGGTGCTCGGCGTGGGGGAGGCCGAACCGATGCGGGTCGTCGTGGCCGACCTCCCCTACCGCCGGGTCTGGGATGCGGCCGTCCGGGCGGTGGAGGGCTATCCCATCGAGCGCGCCGGCGACGGGCTGCTCGTGACCGGATGGCTCACCCGAGCCGCCCGGGACGGCGAGGCGGGCTACAGCCGCGTCCTCGAGCGGGTCACGCTGCGCGTCGAGCCGTTCGCCGAGCGAATCACGCGCGTCACGGTCGAAGTCGAGGTGAAAGGGCTGCGGAACGGCGAGTGGGTGCCGATCGCGGACACCGAGCCCGCCGTCCGGTGGATCATCGGGCGGTTGCGCGAGGGACCGGGCTGAGCCCGGCGCGGAGGGGGCGATGAGCGGTCGGGGCGTCTTCCGATGATCGTGGGGGTGGGCGTCGATCTCGTCCAGATCGCGCGGATCCGCCGGGCGATCGCCCGCTGGCAGGACCGGTTCCTCGAGCGCGTGTTCACCCCCGACGAGCTCGCCTACGCGCGGCGGCGGCGCGATCCGGCCGAGCACCTGGCGGCACGGTTCGCTGCGAAGGAGGCGACGCTCAAGGCGCTCGGGACGGGCCTCAGCATGGGGGTCAGGTGGCGCGAGATGGAAGTCCGGCGCAGCCGGGGCGCGCGCCCGACGCTGGCCCTGTCCGGCCAGACCGAGGCCCTGGGGATGGCGCGCGGCGTGCGTGTGCTCCACGTGTCGCTCACTCACGACGGAGAGTACGCGATGGCCCACGTGGTCGCCGAGGGGCCTCCAGGCGAGATGCGGCCGTGATCCGCCTGGCCACCGCCGAGGCGATGCGGCGCGCCGACCGCCGCGCCAGCGAGCAGTACGGGGTACCGAGCCTCCTCCTGATGGAGAATGCCGGCCGGGGCGCGGCGGACGTGATCGAGCGCGTCTTCGGGCCGGCGCGGGGCCGCCGCATCGCCGTGGTCTGCGGCAAAGGGAACAACGGCGGGGATGGCTTCGTCGCCGCACGCCACCTGGCCGGACGCGGGGCCAGGGTCGAGGTCTGGCTGGTCGCGCGGGCGCCCGACATCCGGGGCGATGCCGCCACGAATCTGGCGGCGATCTCCCGCGGCGGCCTTCCGCTGGTCGAGATGGCCGAACCCGCGGGACCGGCGGGCCTCGAGGCGCTCCGCCGAGGCCTGCGGGAGGCCGAGCTCGTCGTCGACGCGCTGCTGGGCACCGGCGTCACCGGCCCGGCGACCGGCCTCGTCGCCGAGGCGATCGCGGCCGTCAACGAGGCCGAGCGCCCGGTGTGCGCGCTCGACCTGCCCTCGGGCCTCGATGCGGATACCGGGCGGCTGGCGGGGCCGGTGGTGCGCGCCCGCTGCACGGTGACGTTCGGCCTGCCGAAGCTCGGGCTTTACCTCCCTCCCGGCGCCGCCCAGGCGGGCCGGGTCGAGCTGGTCGACCTCGGGGTGCCCCGGGCGTGGCTCGAGGAAGGGCTGCGGATCGGCCTGGTCGAGGCGGCCGATGTCGGAGCCGTGCTCCCGGCCCGGCCCCCCGACGCGCACAAGGGCCGCTACGGGCACCTCCTCGTCGTGGCCGGCTCGGTCGGGAAGACCGGGGCCGCCGTTCTCGCCTGTCTCGGCGCGCTGCGGGCCGGCACGGGTCTCGTGACGGCGGCGCTCCCGGCGACGCAGCAGCCGGTAGTGGCGGCCCGCCTCGCCGAGGCGATGACCGAGCCTCTCCCCGAGAGCGCGGCCCAGAGCCTGTCCGCGAAGGCGCTCGACCGGCTCCTCGATCTGGCGGGCCGCATGGACGCGGTGGCCGTCGGGCCCGGGGCCGGACTCGAGGCGGAGACGCAGGGGATGCTGCGGGAGCTGATTCTGACCGCGGAGCGGCCGATGGTGGTGGACGCCGACGCGCTCACGGCGCTCGTGGGACACCTCCCGCGCATCCGCGACGCCCGCGGGCCGCGGCTTCTCACACCGCACCCGGGCGAGGCGGCGCGGCTTCTCGGCGCGACCATCGCCGAGGTGCAGGCCGACCGCGTCGCGAGCGCCCAGGCCCTCGTCGACGAGAGCGGGGCCTGGGTGGCCCTCAAGGGGGCCCACACGGTCGTGGCGGGCCCTCAGGGCGAGGTGTCGCTGAACCCCACCGGCAACCCCGGGATGGCGAGTGGGGGCACCGGCGACGTGCTCACGGGCGTGACCGGTGGGCTGCTCGCCCAGGGCCTCGCTCCCGAGGCGGCGCTCCGCGCGGCCGTCTACCTCCACGGTCTCGCCGGCGACCTGGCGGCAGAGATGAGGGGAGACGCGGGCCTGATCGCGGGCGACGTCGCGGATGCGCTGCCGGCGGCGCTGCGGCGGCTCCGGACCCCGGGGGACGCCTGAGTCGGAGCCGCGTGGAGCCTCGACCCGCCGCGGGCGCCGGGCCATCCGCGCGGTTCCCGAGCGCGAGCGCCGAGGGCACGCGCGAGCTGGGCGCGCGCCTCGGCCGGATGGCGCGGCCGGGTGACGTCATCGCCCTCTCGGGGGACCTGGGAGCAGGGAAGACCTGCTTCATCCAGGGCGTCGCCGCCGGCCTCGGGGTGGCCAGCGTCGTGACGAGCCCCACCTTCGTCCTGGTGGCCGAGTACGCGGGCCGCCTCCCGCTCCATCACGTCGACCTCTACCGGACCGAGAGCCTCGAGGAGATTCGCGCGCTCGGCCTCGAGGAGCTGCTCGACGGCGAGGGCGTGACCGTGATCGAGTGGGCCGAGAAGGCCGAACCTCTCCTCCCGCCGCGATCCATCCGGGTCCGCATCGAGGGCGTCGGCGACGAGCCGCGGACCATCGAGCTCCAGGGCCTGCCGCCCGGCGGCGGTGACTCGGGCGCCTGAGACGAGCCGGCTGTTCCGGTTCCGCGTCACCGCGTCTCGGCCGGGATACGCCGTTCGGGGAGCGCGGCCGCCCGCCGGCGTCGCCGATCCGCGCCGATCGCGACGTCGGGGAGGCGAGAGGCGGCGCGATCCGTGGCATTCTCCTTGCTCGGTCGTTGGGCATGAGCATCGAGCGACCGACCATTCGCGAGTGGCCCGCCGAGGACCGACCGCGCGAGCGCTTCCTCACCAAGGGCGCCGAGGCGCTCAGTGATGCCGAGTGCCTCGCCCTGCTCTTCGGCTCCGGCGTGCCGGGACAGACGGCCGTGGACCAGGCGCAGACCCTGCTCGCGACGTTCGGCTCGCTCGGGGAGCTCGCCAGCCGGGACGTCCAGGAGCTCGCCTGGGTCGGAGCTCTGGGGATCGCGAAGGCCGTCCGGGTGGGCGCGGCCGTGGAGCTGGCGCGGCGGCTCCGCGCCCGACCGAACGGAGGGCGGATCCGCCTGTCGACCCCGGAGGAAGTCGCGGGCTATTTCGGGCCGGGCCTCGAGTCGAAGAAGAAGGAGATCTTCCGCGTGGCGCTTCTCGACAGCCAGAACGGCTTGCTTCGCGACGTCCAGGTGTCCGAGGGGAGCCTCTCGGCGGCGATCGTCCACCCGCGAGAGGTCTTCCGCACGGCGATCCTCGAGGCC from Candidatus Methylomirabilota bacterium harbors:
- a CDS encoding NAD(P)H-hydrate dehydratase: MIRLATAEAMRRADRRASEQYGVPSLLLMENAGRGAADVIERVFGPARGRRIAVVCGKGNNGGDGFVAARHLAGRGARVEVWLVARAPDIRGDAATNLAAISRGGLPLVEMAEPAGPAGLEALRRGLREAELVVDALLGTGVTGPATGLVAEAIAAVNEAERPVCALDLPSGLDADTGRLAGPVVRARCTVTFGLPKLGLYLPPGAAQAGRVELVDLGVPRAWLEEGLRIGLVEAADVGAVLPARPPDAHKGRYGHLLVVAGSVGKTGAAVLACLGALRAGTGLVTAALPATQQPVVAARLAEAMTEPLPESAAQSLSAKALDRLLDLAGRMDAVAVGPGAGLEAETQGMLRELILTAERPMVVDADALTALVGHLPRIRDARGPRLLTPHPGEAARLLGATIAEVQADRVASAQALVDESGAWVALKGAHTVVAGPQGEVSLNPTGNPGMASGGTGDVLTGVTGGLLAQGLAPEAALRAAVYLHGLAGDLAAEMRGDAGLIAGDVADALPAALRRLRTPGDA
- the cdaA gene encoding diadenylate cyclase CdaA; amino-acid sequence: MSAGMWDLIHAFRVRDLIDITIVAFVLYRIFLTFKGTLAVQMLAGLALLMGARFVAREAELYSIGFIMDNFWAFWVLALMVLFQPELRRALAQAGRSRLLERVFGEAAPERRHVVEEVIRAAESLAAKRVGALIVLERTGGLRNYAELGVPVDARVSAELLGSLFLPGSPLHDGAVFIQGGRISAAGCFLPLSRNLQLARALGTRHRAALGLSEETDAVVVVVSEETGGISLAVEGRMEPGLDAAELTRRLTELLGTGTRRAPQRGSLLAEVRRLTVRGKA
- the glmM gene encoding phosphoglucosamine mutase; this translates as MGRLFGTDGVRGVANEEPLTPEFAFRLGRVAAASLAERSGRSRPALLIGRDTRLSGPLLEQAFVAGVLSAGVDARITGILPTPAIATLTRLLGASGGVVLSASHNPFADNGIKIFSGEGGKLPDAWEDEIEARLEAPDDGPRPTGTGIGRLRPVEQAERRYLDTLRATVPPSLDLSGVRLVLDCAHGATYRVGPRLFRTLGAEVVSLGTRPSGTNINEGSGALHPERLQARVRGLGHALGLAFDGDGDRLITVDESGTVRDGDYLLAIFAESLQARGALRGGVVVSTVMANLGLERALQALGVGMVRTAVGDRYVLEEMHRRSANLGGEQSGHIIFLDHAPTGDGLLSALQLVCILRQSGRRLGELAAGLTKFPQVLVNVAVRSKPPLEELPAVQGALERWERKLEGRARILLRYSGTEALARVMVEGDDQPTIDSVAQEIAAAIRAEIGRPA
- the radC gene encoding DNA repair protein RadC — translated: MSIERPTIREWPAEDRPRERFLTKGAEALSDAECLALLFGSGVPGQTAVDQAQTLLATFGSLGELASRDVQELAWVGALGIAKAVRVGAAVELARRLRARPNGGRIRLSTPEEVAGYFGPGLESKKKEIFRVALLDSQNGLLRDVQVSEGSLSAAIVHPREVFRTAILEAAAHLILVHNHPSGDPTPSKEDIHLTRQLVEGGRLLGLTVHDHVIVGQGRHVSFAQRGLM
- the tsaE gene encoding tRNA (adenosine(37)-N6)-threonylcarbamoyltransferase complex ATPase subunit type 1 TsaE; protein product: MEPRPAAGAGPSARFPSASAEGTRELGARLGRMARPGDVIALSGDLGAGKTCFIQGVAAGLGVASVVTSPTFVLVAEYAGRLPLHHVDLYRTESLEEIRALGLEELLDGEGVTVIEWAEKAEPLLPPRSIRVRIEGVGDEPRTIELQGLPPGGGDSGA
- a CDS encoding CdaR family protein; translation: MMPLVARLTANWQLKLLALFFAVTLWVFVVFEDKGEAVYTVPLVMTGVPPGLEVTAVGAKTVDVRVQGLRSVLGHVQDRDIRAEVSLRDARPGEVLARVLPQDVVVPRGVQVVRVTPSRVAVALEEK
- a CDS encoding holo-ACP synthase, translated to MIVGVGVDLVQIARIRRAIARWQDRFLERVFTPDELAYARRRRDPAEHLAARFAAKEATLKALGTGLSMGVRWREMEVRRSRGARPTLALSGQTEALGMARGVRVLHVSLTHDGEYAMAHVVAEGPPGEMRP